A single Streptomyces mirabilis DNA region contains:
- a CDS encoding L,D-transpeptidase has translation MNGRPISGASVGTRARGSRGSKGILALLLGVLLLAVTACGGGGDSDSGNGKGKSTGSSAKADTKVSQAVVTIAPKDGTNGVATSGALKVTAAKGKLTEVTVKDGKGNAVDGAISGGGATWTPSTHLASATKYKVHAVAKDTDGREAAEESAFTTLTPKNTFVGMFTPEDGSKVGVGMPFSVRFTRGITHPDAVEKAIKIKTEPAVDVQGHWFGNDRLDFRPEQYWKSGTKVTVTLNLDGVEGRPGVYGKQAKTVSFTIGRSQVSTVDAKTHKMVIKRDGKVIKTIPITTGKPGYDTWNGQMVISEQLRVTRMNGETVGYGGEYDIKDVPDAQRLTDSGTFIHGNYWGGDAFGNYNASHGCVGLRDVRGGGDRSAPAAWFFDHSITGDVVIVKNSHDKTVAPDNGLNGWNMSWSAWTA, from the coding sequence TTGAACGGGCGACCGATATCGGGGGCGTCGGTTGGAACGCGGGCACGGGGAAGCCGGGGGAGCAAGGGAATCCTGGCGCTGCTGCTGGGCGTGCTGCTGCTCGCCGTGACCGCGTGCGGTGGGGGAGGGGACTCGGACTCCGGGAACGGCAAGGGCAAGAGCACGGGAAGCTCCGCCAAGGCCGACACCAAGGTCTCGCAGGCCGTGGTGACCATAGCCCCGAAGGACGGCACGAACGGCGTGGCCACCAGCGGGGCCCTCAAGGTCACCGCGGCCAAGGGCAAGCTGACCGAGGTCACGGTCAAGGACGGCAAGGGCAACGCGGTCGACGGCGCGATATCCGGCGGGGGTGCCACCTGGACGCCCTCGACCCACCTCGCCTCCGCCACCAAGTACAAGGTTCACGCGGTGGCCAAGGACACCGACGGCCGTGAGGCCGCCGAGGAGTCCGCCTTCACCACGCTGACCCCGAAGAACACCTTCGTCGGTATGTTCACTCCCGAGGACGGTTCCAAGGTCGGCGTCGGCATGCCCTTCTCGGTCCGCTTCACCCGGGGCATCACACACCCGGACGCCGTCGAGAAGGCCATCAAGATCAAGACCGAGCCGGCCGTCGACGTCCAGGGCCACTGGTTCGGCAACGACCGCCTCGACTTCCGCCCCGAGCAGTACTGGAAGTCCGGTACGAAGGTCACCGTCACCCTCAACCTCGACGGCGTCGAGGGCCGGCCCGGGGTCTACGGCAAGCAGGCCAAGACCGTGTCCTTCACGATCGGCCGCAGCCAGGTCTCCACGGTCGACGCCAAGACCCACAAGATGGTCATCAAGCGCGACGGCAAGGTCATCAAGACCATCCCGATCACCACGGGCAAGCCGGGCTACGACACGTGGAACGGCCAGATGGTCATCAGCGAGCAGCTCCGGGTGACCCGTATGAACGGTGAGACGGTCGGCTACGGCGGCGAGTACGACATCAAGGACGTGCCCGACGCCCAGCGCCTGACCGACTCGGGCACCTTCATCCACGGCAACTACTGGGGCGGCGACGCCTTCGGCAACTACAACGCCAGCCACGGCTGCGTGGGCCTGCGCGACGTGCGCGGCGGCGGCGACCGCAGTGCGCCCGCGGCCTGGTTCTTCGACCACTCCATCACCGGTGACGTGGTGATCGTGAAGAACTCCCACGACAAGACGGTCGCTCCGGACAACGGCCTCAACGGCTGGAACATGTCCTGGTCGGCCTGGACCGCCTGA
- a CDS encoding enoyl-CoA hydratase/isomerase family protein, whose translation MTVHLEVAEGVGTLRLDRPPMNALDVATQDRLKELAEEATRREDVRAVVIYGGEKVFAAGADIKEMQAMDHAAMVVRSRGLQDSFSAVARIPKPVVAAVTGYALGGGCELALCADFRIAADNAKLGQPEILLGLIPGAGGTQRLSRLIGPSKAKDLIFTGRMVKADEALSLGLVDRVVPADEVYAQAHAWAAKLAQGPALALRAAKESIDVGLETDLETGLAIERNWFAGLFATEDRERGMRSFVEEGPGRAKFL comes from the coding sequence ATGACTGTGCATCTCGAAGTGGCCGAAGGCGTCGGCACCCTCCGCCTGGACCGCCCGCCCATGAACGCGCTGGACGTCGCCACACAAGACCGGCTCAAGGAGCTCGCCGAGGAGGCCACACGCCGCGAGGACGTGCGCGCCGTGGTCATCTACGGCGGCGAGAAGGTGTTCGCGGCGGGCGCGGACATCAAGGAGATGCAGGCCATGGACCACGCGGCGATGGTCGTGCGGTCCCGTGGCCTGCAGGACTCCTTCAGCGCCGTGGCCCGCATCCCCAAGCCGGTCGTCGCCGCCGTCACCGGCTACGCGCTGGGCGGTGGCTGCGAGTTGGCGCTCTGCGCGGACTTCCGTATCGCCGCGGACAACGCCAAGCTCGGCCAGCCGGAGATCCTGCTGGGCCTGATCCCCGGCGCCGGCGGCACCCAGCGCCTGTCCCGCCTGATCGGTCCCTCCAAGGCGAAGGACCTCATCTTCACGGGGCGGATGGTGAAGGCCGACGAGGCGCTGTCGCTCGGTCTTGTGGACCGGGTCGTCCCGGCCGACGAGGTGTACGCCCAGGCACACGCGTGGGCCGCGAAGCTGGCGCAAGGTCCCGCACTCGCGCTGCGCGCCGCCAAGGAGTCCATCGACGTGGGTCTGGAGACCGATCTCGAGACGGGGCTCGCGATTGAACGGAACTGGTTCGCGGGGCTGTTCGCGACCGAGGACCGCGAGCGCGGCATGCGCAGCTTCGTGGAGGAGGGGCCGGGGAGGGCGAAGTTCCTCTGA
- a CDS encoding YncE family protein, giving the protein MHRNRNLTKRALLAGAVLAALAVLPGCDSESKNTAHEAVGTQAAVKPAQPKQVDGLPGMPPVLDPTDLYAADRPNKLSPVVKDFPSRVYVPNTNSNTVSVIDPKTYEVIETIRVGTQPQHVVPSWDMKTLWVNNDRGNTLTPIDPRTGKAGKTVDVHDPYNLYFTPNGKYAIVMASLDRELVFRDAHTMKTVKTEPVTCYGVNHADFSLDGRYFIVSCEFSGELLKVDTERMKVVAQEKLPFRGAMPQDVKISPDGKRFYIADMVTNGVWILDGDKFTKPSFLPTGKGCHGLYVSRDSREMYISNRGEGTISVFDFTQNRLTKKWRLPHGGSPDMGGVSADGKVLWLSGRYNSEVYAIDTRTGAQLARIPVGSGPHGLAVYPQPGRYSLGHTGIFR; this is encoded by the coding sequence ATGCACCGCAACCGGAACCTCACGAAGCGCGCCCTGCTCGCGGGCGCGGTACTCGCCGCACTCGCCGTACTTCCGGGCTGCGACAGCGAGTCCAAGAACACCGCGCACGAGGCCGTCGGCACCCAGGCCGCCGTCAAACCGGCCCAGCCGAAGCAGGTCGACGGCCTGCCCGGCATGCCGCCCGTGCTCGACCCGACGGACCTCTACGCCGCCGACCGGCCGAACAAGCTCTCGCCGGTCGTCAAGGACTTCCCGTCCCGCGTGTACGTCCCCAACACCAACTCCAACACGGTCTCCGTGATCGACCCGAAGACGTACGAGGTCATCGAGACGATCCGGGTCGGCACCCAGCCCCAGCACGTCGTCCCCTCCTGGGACATGAAGACGCTCTGGGTCAACAACGACCGGGGCAACACCCTCACCCCCATCGACCCGAGGACCGGCAAGGCGGGCAAGACCGTCGACGTACACGACCCGTACAACCTGTACTTCACGCCCAACGGCAAGTACGCGATCGTCATGGCCTCCCTCGACCGCGAGCTGGTCTTCCGCGACGCGCACACCATGAAGACCGTGAAGACCGAGCCGGTCACCTGTTACGGCGTCAACCACGCCGACTTCTCCCTGGACGGCCGCTACTTCATCGTCTCCTGCGAGTTCAGCGGCGAGCTGCTGAAGGTCGACACCGAGCGGATGAAGGTGGTCGCCCAGGAGAAGCTGCCCTTCCGCGGCGCGATGCCGCAGGATGTCAAGATCTCCCCCGACGGCAAGCGGTTCTACATCGCCGACATGGTGACCAACGGCGTGTGGATCCTCGACGGGGACAAGTTCACGAAGCCGTCCTTCCTCCCGACCGGCAAGGGCTGCCACGGGCTGTACGTCAGCCGCGACTCGCGCGAGATGTACATCTCCAACCGGGGCGAGGGCACCATCTCCGTCTTCGACTTCACCCAGAACAGGCTGACCAAGAAGTGGCGCCTGCCGCACGGCGGCAGCCCCGACATGGGCGGCGTCTCGGCCGACGGCAAGGTCCTGTGGCTGTCGGGTCGCTACAACTCCGAGGTGTACGCCATCGACACCCGCACCGGCGCCCAACTGGCGCGCATCCCGGTCGGCAGCGGTCCCCACGGACTGGCCGTCTACCCCCAGCCGGGCCGCTACTCGCTCGGCCACACCGGTATCTTCCGCTGA
- a CDS encoding arylsulfotransferase family protein: MTANRPGTAHGDIFVAPFSADQMVGQTGALVNDDSGDPVWFRPLPSANLQNADFKVQTYYDGRRDRGQPVLTWWQGTLALPPAYTNLPAGAPEPGGCYYIYDSHYRLLKTVFAHHGYYPDEHEFTLTRRGTALFIASKPVPMDLTPYGGPKNGAIENSEVQEVDLATGRLLYSWNALDHIDPADSEEAASSASSSGGVWDAFHINSVDEGPDGRLLISARNMWAIYDVTKKSGKVRYQIGGKKSDFTFGPNADFYWQHDARFRPGNRISMFDDGCCDLPDGAPEQRSHGLILSLDFRSHKATAVKTYYHRPPLESPTQGNTQALSNGNEFIGWGQSPYYSEYAGAGNTEGNGSKNLLYDAKLPGADISYRAFRNKWIGTPYYPPSAAARSHAGHSVVYASWNGSTQTAAWQVLAGSDPNSLSVVVRHAPRSGFETAVTTPGPGPYFKVRALDAKGRVIGDSRVVKLSG, encoded by the coding sequence GTGACTGCGAACAGACCGGGAACGGCTCACGGAGACATCTTTGTCGCCCCGTTCAGCGCGGACCAGATGGTCGGCCAGACGGGGGCACTGGTCAACGACGACTCGGGTGATCCGGTCTGGTTCCGCCCACTGCCTTCCGCGAACCTCCAGAACGCCGACTTCAAGGTCCAGACCTATTACGACGGCCGCCGGGACCGGGGACAACCGGTGCTGACCTGGTGGCAGGGGACTCTCGCCCTTCCCCCGGCATATACGAACCTGCCGGCCGGTGCGCCGGAACCGGGCGGGTGCTACTACATCTACGACTCCCACTACCGCCTGCTCAAAACGGTCTTCGCGCATCACGGCTACTACCCGGACGAGCACGAATTCACCCTGACCCGCAGGGGCACCGCGCTGTTCATCGCCTCCAAACCGGTGCCCATGGATCTCACCCCCTATGGGGGTCCGAAGAACGGAGCCATCGAGAACAGCGAGGTCCAGGAGGTCGACCTCGCCACGGGGAGACTCCTCTACTCATGGAACGCGCTGGACCATATCGACCCGGCCGATTCCGAGGAGGCAGCCTCCAGCGCATCGTCGTCCGGCGGAGTGTGGGACGCCTTTCACATCAACTCCGTCGACGAGGGCCCTGACGGCCGGCTGCTGATCTCGGCCCGGAACATGTGGGCGATCTACGACGTCACCAAGAAGTCCGGGAAGGTCCGCTATCAGATCGGGGGAAAGAAAAGCGACTTCACCTTCGGTCCGAACGCGGACTTCTACTGGCAGCACGACGCCCGATTCCGGCCAGGAAACCGGATCAGCATGTTCGACGACGGCTGCTGCGACCTTCCCGACGGCGCCCCCGAACAGCGTTCGCACGGCCTGATCCTCAGCCTTGATTTCCGCAGCCACAAGGCGACGGCGGTCAAGACCTACTACCACCGGCCGCCGCTGGAGTCACCGACCCAGGGAAACACCCAGGCCCTCTCCAACGGCAACGAATTCATCGGGTGGGGCCAGAGCCCGTACTACTCGGAGTACGCGGGTGCAGGGAACACCGAGGGCAACGGTTCGAAGAACCTGCTCTACGACGCGAAACTGCCGGGCGCCGACATCTCCTACCGAGCCTTCCGCAACAAATGGATCGGCACGCCCTACTACCCACCGAGTGCGGCGGCACGGTCCCACGCCGGGCACAGCGTCGTCTACGCCTCCTGGAACGGCTCGACGCAGACCGCCGCATGGCAGGTACTCGCCGGATCCGACCCCAATTCCCTGTCGGTCGTCGTCAGACACGCCCCACGGTCCGGATTCGAGACCGCCGTCACCACGCCCGGACCAGGACCGTACTTCAAGGTCAGGGCGCTGGACGCGAAGGGCAGGGTCATCGGGGACTCCCGCGTGGTGAAACTCTCCGGCTGA
- a CDS encoding DAPG hydrolase family protein has protein sequence MLPTATGVHYVRRVKGGAETRSRFWMGGKYVAPRAAASSWLTRTWSTARIAS, from the coding sequence GTGCTCCCTACCGCGACAGGTGTCCACTACGTACGCCGGGTGAAGGGCGGCGCCGAGACGCGTTCGCGCTTTTGGATGGGCGGGAAATACGTCGCCCCTCGCGCAGCGGCATCCAGCTGGCTGACGAGAACCTGGTCAACCGCCCGTATCGCTTCGTGA
- a CDS encoding ATP-binding protein: MAGLEGIEQPRRHGSATAARWSPAVEDERALKALELFGNPTEGEVPLPSRPESAATARRLTQVIVLRHWGLSPKMTEDAVLLVSELVGNAVRHTGARVFGLRMRRRRGWIRVEVRDPSRGLPCLMPVQEMDLSGRGLFLVDKLSDRWGVDLLPRGKTTWFEMRVADR; this comes from the coding sequence ATGGCGGGGCTGGAGGGTATCGAACAGCCGCGGCGGCACGGGAGTGCGACCGCGGCGCGCTGGTCGCCTGCGGTCGAGGACGAGCGGGCGCTCAAGGCGCTCGAGTTGTTCGGCAATCCGACGGAGGGCGAGGTCCCGCTGCCGTCCCGCCCCGAGTCCGCCGCCACCGCGCGGCGGCTCACCCAGGTCATCGTCCTGCGTCACTGGGGGCTCTCCCCGAAGATGACCGAGGACGCCGTGTTACTGGTGTCCGAACTCGTCGGCAATGCCGTACGGCACACGGGCGCCCGCGTCTTCGGACTCCGGATGCGGCGCCGCCGGGGCTGGATCCGCGTCGAGGTCCGTGACCCCTCCCGCGGTCTTCCCTGTCTGATGCCGGTCCAGGAGATGGACCTGAGCGGCCGCGGTCTCTTTCTCGTCGACAAGCTCTCCGACCGCTGGGGAGTCGACCTCCTGCCCCGCGGCAAGACCACCTGGTTCGAGATGCGCGTCGCCGACCGCTGA
- a CDS encoding EF-hand domain-containing protein, with translation MADIEEARKQFERIDTDGDGFITAAEFKSALAQGGDWNVTDSVAEAIIATRDLNGDKVLSFDEFWTHLNK, from the coding sequence GTGGCGGACATCGAGGAAGCACGCAAGCAGTTCGAGCGGATCGATACGGACGGTGACGGTTTCATCACCGCGGCCGAGTTCAAGAGCGCCCTCGCCCAGGGCGGCGACTGGAACGTCACCGACTCGGTGGCGGAGGCCATCATCGCCACCCGCGACCTCAACGGGGACAAGGTCCTCTCGTTCGACGAGTTCTGGACCCACCTGAACAAGTGA
- a CDS encoding NADPH-dependent F420 reductase — protein sequence MGVHRGCRSPSVQWRQSRKDLSIMKIGIIGAGNIGGNLTRRLTALGHDVSVANSRGPGTLTALAEETGATPVKVEDAARGAEVVVVTVPLKAVPNLPDGLFDQAAKGVAVIDTGNYYPQQRDGRIAAIEDEGLTESGWTARQIGHTVVKAFNGTYAQDILDRHRPAGAPDRLALPVAGDDEAAKRVVRELIDELGFDTVDTGGLDDSWRQQPGTPVYGLQEGVDEVTKALAQAPRERSADFRA from the coding sequence GTGGGCGTGCACCGGGGTTGCCGATCTCCGTCAGTCCAGTGGCGTCAATCCCGGAAGGACCTGTCCATCATGAAGATCGGCATCATCGGCGCGGGCAACATCGGCGGCAACCTCACCCGGCGGCTCACCGCCCTCGGACACGACGTCTCCGTCGCGAACTCCCGCGGTCCTGGGACCCTCACCGCGCTCGCCGAGGAGACCGGTGCGACCCCCGTCAAGGTCGAGGACGCGGCGCGCGGCGCCGAGGTCGTCGTCGTCACGGTTCCCCTGAAGGCGGTTCCGAACCTGCCGGACGGGCTCTTTGACCAAGCCGCGAAGGGCGTCGCCGTCATCGACACCGGCAACTACTACCCCCAGCAGCGCGACGGCAGGATCGCAGCGATCGAGGACGAGGGTCTGACCGAGAGCGGCTGGACGGCCCGGCAGATCGGCCACACCGTCGTCAAGGCGTTCAACGGCACGTACGCCCAGGACATTTTGGACCGGCACCGCCCGGCCGGCGCCCCCGACCGACTGGCGCTGCCGGTGGCCGGTGACGACGAGGCCGCCAAGCGGGTCGTACGTGAGCTCATCGACGAACTCGGCTTCGACACGGTCGACACGGGCGGCCTCGACGACTCCTGGCGCCAGCAGCCCGGCACCCCGGTCTACGGCCTTCAGGAGGGCGTGGACGAGGTCACCAAGGCGCTGGCCCAGGCGCCCCGGGAGCGCTCCGCGGACTTCCGCGCGTAA
- a CDS encoding MOSC domain-containing protein, with protein sequence MGGTVTTVSSNGTYSFTKPNRESITLLAGLGVEGDVHAGTTVKHRFRMAKDPSQVNLRQVHLMHEELFDELRESGFTVAPGELGENVTTRGVDLLGLPVGTLLRLGDAAVVEITGLRNPCAQIDDFQKGLLKQVVGRDEDGGGVVYKSGVMGVVREGGVVRPGDPVEVELPVGPHLPLRIV encoded by the coding sequence ATGGGTGGGACGGTCACCACGGTCAGCAGTAACGGGACGTATTCCTTCACCAAGCCGAACCGGGAGAGCATCACGCTGCTCGCCGGGCTCGGGGTGGAGGGTGATGTGCACGCGGGTACCACCGTGAAGCACCGGTTCCGGATGGCGAAGGACCCGTCGCAGGTGAATCTGCGTCAGGTGCACCTCATGCACGAGGAGCTGTTCGACGAGCTGCGCGAGAGCGGCTTCACCGTCGCTCCCGGGGAGCTCGGGGAGAACGTCACCACCCGGGGTGTCGATCTGCTGGGGCTGCCGGTGGGCACGCTGCTGCGTCTCGGGGACGCGGCCGTCGTGGAGATCACCGGCCTGCGCAATCCCTGCGCACAGATCGACGACTTCCAGAAGGGGCTGCTCAAGCAGGTCGTCGGGAGGGACGAGGACGGCGGCGGAGTCGTCTACAAGTCGGGGGTCATGGGCGTCGTGCGGGAAGGCGGCGTGGTGCGGCCCGGGGACCCCGTCGAGGTCGAGTTGCCGGTCGGGCCGCACCTTCCGTTGCGGATCGTGTGA
- a CDS encoding FCD domain-containing protein encodes MTRAQLVEVQAARLAAARRTPEDVTALAGRRAASAGDDAAFVDADIALHAAVVAAVHNPVLADLFREFVPALREGLIEMLDLVGMREHDPNTGDDAHAALVRAVADGDAETAGTVLRGELEETLALLRRP; translated from the coding sequence ATGACGAGGGCCCAGCTGGTGGAGGTGCAGGCGGCCCGACTCGCCGCCGCCCGCCGCACACCGGAGGACGTCACCGCGCTGGCCGGCCGCCGCGCCGCGTCCGCCGGGGACGACGCGGCCTTCGTCGACGCCGACATCGCGCTGCACGCGGCCGTGGTCGCCGCCGTCCACAACCCCGTACTCGCCGACCTCTTCAGGGAGTTCGTGCCCGCGCTGCGGGAGGGCCTGATCGAGATGCTGGATCTGGTGGGGATGCGGGAGCACGACCCCAACACGGGCGACGACGCCCACGCGGCGCTGGTACGGGCCGTCGCGGACGGGGACGCGGAGACGGCGGGGACGGTGCTCCGAGGGGAGCTGGAGGAGACGCTCGCCCTGTTGCGGCGGCCCTGA
- a CDS encoding glycoside hydrolase family 25 protein, with amino-acid sequence MLRGIDVSAYQSSSFSTDGLSFVFVKATEGHTYVNPKLTAQVKTARDAGCVVGFYHFLWPGDITAQAEYFVGKAPEKAGDLLAVDWEATGDGTHASNAEKDRFIRMVKELRPNHRVLLYTNRNYWLTVDTTSYAGDGLWIADYVTAGKPRIKASWRFHQYTDEPLDRDVANFGSKAALKEWATGG; translated from the coding sequence ATGCTGCGCGGCATCGACGTAAGCGCCTATCAGTCGTCCTCTTTCTCCACCGACGGTCTCTCCTTCGTCTTCGTCAAGGCGACGGAGGGCCATACGTACGTCAATCCGAAACTCACCGCCCAGGTGAAGACAGCCCGGGACGCCGGGTGCGTGGTCGGGTTCTACCACTTCCTGTGGCCCGGCGACATCACCGCGCAGGCCGAGTACTTCGTCGGCAAGGCCCCCGAGAAGGCCGGAGACCTGCTCGCCGTCGACTGGGAGGCCACCGGTGACGGCACGCACGCGAGCAACGCCGAGAAGGACCGTTTCATCCGGATGGTGAAGGAGCTTCGGCCGAACCACCGGGTCCTCCTCTACACCAACCGCAACTACTGGCTCACCGTCGACACCACCTCGTACGCCGGAGACGGCCTGTGGATCGCCGACTACGTGACCGCGGGCAAGCCCCGTATCAAGGCCTCGTGGCGATTCCACCAGTACACCGACGAGCCCCTGGACAGGGACGTCGCGAACTTCGGCAGCAAGGCCGCGCTGAAGGAGTGGGCGACGGGGGGCTGA
- a CDS encoding polysaccharide deacetylase family protein, translating into MVRVITPARPPQPSPDGSPDGSVARAAPEPRTVPDRRAALRSGVALAAGTLAAGCSATGVVAHPVAASRTSVSPSANPAAASSANPSAKPAAAPAPRRFPQQPAEITHGPRDRPRVALTFHGQGDPAVAKALLGEAEKAGARVTVLAVGSWLDEHPGIARRILDGGHDLGNHTLRHLDINAMSEADAEAEIRGCADRLRRLTGSIGTWFRPSRTPSASALVAGVARRVGYPHVLSYDVDSLDYTSPGAPAVTRQVIGGVRDGSVVSLHFGYADTVAALPAVLEELGRRGLRAVTTTELLN; encoded by the coding sequence ATGGTGCGGGTGATCACGCCCGCTCGTCCCCCTCAGCCGTCCCCCGACGGAAGCCCCGACGGAAGCGTCGCGCGTGCGGCGCCGGAGCCTCGTACGGTTCCGGATCGGCGTGCGGCGCTGCGGTCGGGTGTCGCGCTCGCCGCCGGGACACTCGCCGCGGGGTGTTCCGCGACCGGCGTCGTCGCACACCCGGTCGCCGCGTCCCGCACGTCCGTCTCTCCCTCCGCGAACCCGGCCGCGGCCTCCTCCGCGAACCCCTCCGCCAAGCCCGCCGCCGCGCCCGCGCCCCGCCGCTTCCCGCAGCAGCCCGCCGAGATCACCCACGGCCCCCGCGACCGTCCCCGGGTCGCCCTCACCTTCCACGGCCAGGGCGACCCGGCCGTCGCCAAGGCACTGCTCGGCGAGGCGGAGAAGGCCGGCGCCCGGGTCACCGTGCTCGCGGTGGGCAGTTGGCTCGACGAGCACCCCGGCATCGCCCGCCGCATCCTCGACGGCGGCCACGACCTCGGCAACCACACCCTGCGCCACCTCGACATCAACGCGATGTCCGAGGCGGACGCGGAGGCCGAGATCCGGGGCTGCGCGGACCGGCTGCGACGGCTGACCGGGTCCATCGGCACCTGGTTCAGGCCCTCCCGCACCCCTAGCGCCTCCGCCCTCGTGGCGGGCGTGGCCCGCCGTGTGGGCTACCCGCACGTCCTCTCCTACGACGTCGACTCGCTCGACTACACCTCGCCGGGCGCCCCCGCCGTCACCCGCCAGGTCATCGGCGGGGTCCGCGACGGATCCGTGGTGAGCCTGCACTTCGGGTACGCGGACACGGTCGCCGCGCTCCCCGCCGTCCTGGAAGAACTCGGCCGCCGCGGTCTGCGCGCGGTCACCACCACGGAGCTGCTGAACTGA
- a CDS encoding L-serine ammonia-lyase codes for MAISVFDLFSIGIGPSSSHTVGPMRAARMFARRLRNEELLASVATVRAELYGSLGATGHGHGTPKAVLLGLEGASPRTVDVEGADDRVEQIKSSGRLALLGTHEIAFSFDDDLVLHRRKALPYHANGMTIFAYDASGALVLEKTYYSVGGGFVVDDDAVGEDRIKLDDTVLKYPFRTGDELLRLTKETGLSISALMLENERAWRTEEEIREGLLAIWRVMQACVSRGMSREGILPGGLKVRRRAAVSARQLRAEGDPLAHAMEWITLYAMAVNEENAAGGRVVTAPTNGAAGIIPAVLHYYINFIPGADEDGVVRFLLAAGAIGMLFKENASISGAEVGCQGEVGSACSMAAGALAEVLGGSPEQVENAAEIGMEHNLGLTCDPVGGLVQIPCIERNGMAAVKAVTAARMAMRGDGSHKVSLDKVIKTMKETGADMSVKYKETARGGLAVNIIEC; via the coding sequence GTGGCCATCTCGGTCTTCGACCTGTTCTCGATCGGCATAGGCCCGTCGAGCTCCCACACGGTGGGCCCGATGCGTGCGGCGCGCATGTTCGCCCGCCGGCTGCGCAACGAGGAGCTGCTGGCCTCGGTGGCCACGGTCCGGGCGGAGCTGTACGGCTCCCTGGGCGCGACCGGCCACGGCCACGGCACCCCCAAGGCGGTGCTGCTGGGCCTGGAGGGCGCGTCGCCGCGAACGGTGGACGTGGAGGGCGCCGACGACCGCGTGGAGCAGATCAAGTCGTCGGGCCGTCTCGCCCTGCTCGGCACGCACGAGATCGCCTTCTCCTTCGACGACGACCTGGTCCTGCACCGCCGCAAGGCCCTGCCGTACCACGCGAACGGCATGACGATCTTCGCGTACGACGCCTCCGGCGCACTCGTCCTGGAGAAGACGTACTACTCGGTCGGCGGCGGCTTCGTGGTCGACGACGACGCGGTGGGCGAGGACCGCATCAAGCTCGACGACACGGTGCTCAAGTATCCGTTCCGCACGGGCGACGAGCTGCTGCGCCTGACGAAGGAGACCGGCCTGTCGATCTCCGCCCTGATGCTGGAGAACGAGCGGGCCTGGCGCACCGAGGAGGAGATCCGCGAGGGGCTCCTCGCGATCTGGCGTGTGATGCAGGCGTGCGTCTCCCGGGGCATGTCCCGCGAGGGCATCCTGCCGGGCGGCCTCAAGGTCCGCCGCCGCGCCGCCGTCTCGGCCCGCCAGCTGCGGGCGGAGGGCGACCCGCTGGCCCACGCGATGGAGTGGATCACGCTCTACGCGATGGCGGTGAACGAGGAGAACGCGGCGGGCGGCCGGGTGGTCACGGCCCCCACCAACGGCGCCGCGGGCATCATCCCGGCGGTCCTCCACTACTACATCAACTTCATCCCGGGCGCGGACGAGGACGGCGTCGTGCGCTTCCTGCTCGCCGCCGGCGCCATCGGGATGCTCTTCAAGGAGAACGCCTCCATCTCCGGCGCCGAGGTCGGCTGCCAGGGCGAGGTCGGCTCGGCCTGCTCGATGGCCGCGGGCGCCCTCGCCGAGGTCCTCGGCGGCAGCCCCGAACAGGTCGAGAACGCCGCCGAGATCGGCATGGAACACAACCTCGGCCTCACCTGCGACCCGGTCGGCGGCCTCGTCCAGATCCCCTGCATCGAACGCAACGGCATGGCAGCGGTCAAGGCGGTCACCGCCGCCCGCATGGCCATGCGCGGCGACGGCTCCCACAAGGTCTCCCTCGACAAGGTCATCAAGACCATGAAGGAGACGGGCGCGGACATGAGCGTCAAGTACAAGGAGACGGCGCGGGGCGGGCTGGCGGTCAATATCATCGAGTGCTGA